One Nematostella vectensis chromosome 10, jaNemVect1.1, whole genome shotgun sequence genomic window, CAGGAGAAAGACCCCTCTCAATATTTGAGGCTGTTCGTTCAGAAAACAGCAAAGTGAGTACCACACAGTGTTTATCCATGCATATTTTCATCTACTATACcatgaaaaataattaaaagttTGAATACTCTTTATCTGCTAAGATATATTTCTTTATTCCATAAACTTGAATCTAACCATCTATGTGGACAAAAAGGTCCCCTCTGTTTACTGATTACAATTTTAACAGTTTGGTTTATCACCATTTTCACTTCTACAGAAAATACAGAGAACCTCATTTTTCCTTCCTCTTGGTACAGTAAAAGCCCTACATATTTCAAGCACTACCACAGTGCAAGAGGTCAGTCAGTATTAATCATTAATTTTCTACATTTATATTGGGCTTGCTGCATTTTGTATTCTGAGGTTTGCATCTCAAAACATGAATTTATAAAACACTGATGCGAACTAATAGCAACAGGTGTGAGTTTTGTGCTTGCTAATAGATCACATAATAAGATTAGATTTTATCACATTGAAACAGCAAATTGTTTGGTTATCTCTATAAATGCCAATTTAAGTTTTATATTGAAACTTAATGCCTTttgtttttggtattttttcatTAGGTGATTGAAGCTCTGCTGAAGAAGTTCAAAGTTGCAGACAATCCCAGGAAGTTTGCGTTATTTGAATGCTACCAAGAGGAAGACAGGCATTGTAAGAATTATAACTGACTTAAGATATTAAAATATAATTCTCAGGATAACATAATGTACTCCCTACGGAaagtttctttaaaatttatgGGAACTGAATGTTTTTAGCCATATGTTATGCTACCaacttttttgtatttttgttcaGAATCTTCCAATGCAAAATTGATTTTGTGTTCCCTCTCAGTGATTCTTCGGCGAATGGCAGATATGGAGAGGCCACTTGTTCTACGGTTACTGTGGGGTGGTGGAGATATCAAACATTCATTTTCCTTACAAGAGAATGAGACAGGCGATATTGTGGTATGTGGAAAACTTCTCCCAGGGAGCACAGCAAAGCTTGCACACATGCcccagcaaataaaaaaaaaaggtctgtcaaccagtaaaaaaaattttctaccCATTGCCAAGGTTAATTGAAGAACACAACAGAAGCTTTAATACATAGCATACAGTCATTTAAGAAGAGACGAGGCAACTCTGCTAGTTTCCTGTTTACATTGTATTGTAGGGATAGCGATGGGTACCAATGTCAGGGTATTTCCCGATACAGACCGAGCCTTAGCTgggaaataaaataataatttttttcctcaatagAATTTCTAACTTTGTTTACAAGGCGAGATTTCGCTTCTGACTTGCATTGATGTTCGTGAAGATTTTGGCTTATGATCATTCaaaaaacttcattttgtatttccacacAACGCTTTTAACCCTCCAGAAATACAGAACCTCTGAGTTTTGgccaacattttttaaaataatttcgtCCAAATTGATATGTCATTCTCAACTCTAATTAATTGTAGAAATGTCTTCTTTCGCTTTAAATCCTcccccgggggagggggggggagaaactgatagggatgcttgtCATATTTTTTAGGGTTCTAAATCAGGCcccaggtatttttagggggcatctgagaaaaaaaataggctattctcttagaaatggtatttttagggcTTCCGAGTTAtatttttagggtagcaattttttaggggtattttttaggggtaatTTCAAATTTCCAGacaagcatccctatcactttcACCCTGAAGAAATCCCCGGGAATCCTCCACAGTCGATGAGATATATTCACTAAAGAACTTCTCGAATGTGGATACGTTAAGCTAGTTATTTAGGTAATTTTTCTAGAGtgatttgttgtttttcttcGTAGGAAGAGACTCTTTGCAGCTTTTTATAtcccaaataaaatttcagcaaacttgaaattgtcaCGCTCCttgcaaaatcattattgctggaaattgtcaaaacacagggtgtttgaagccgattttctgtaaagtcaatgattctagatgaaatgacaaataaaatgcTGTTTTAGTGTGAAGATCTATAACCTTGGGAGTAAAAAGCCAGTTTTCGATGGTCATTTTGCAAATCAACTCACTATTTCGAGCTTTGGAGGTGTGCGGCCCGGTATCGCGGGGTCCGGATCATAGGTTACCAGGCCTCACAAGGAGACAATCAGAGCGTACATTTTAATGGATATCagaccccgaaaaaaaaatgattctCTACATGAACAATTTCATCATCTAGTCTTGCCTTTGCAGTTTTATCAGAAAGCACAGGCTCGGATTTTGAAATTTGAGATAAGTCTCGGGCTCGGGTTCTGgaattttgacaaaagtctCAGGGTCTGATTCTGAAACGCAGGTCTCTGCACCTCGGAAAGTCTCAGATTTACCCATCCTTACCCCTTATTGTATAGTTTAGcattaaaaataacattatattatatattattattgtataGTTTAGcatgaaaaataatattattatctCATATTATTATGTTTACAGAATTTACAATAGAATTTATGAAATTCTTAGGCTAACAAATTTTGTATTTTAGTGGGAGGTGTTCTCATTGACTGAACTGCAGAACTTTCTACGTATCCTTGACAAGGAAGAGGAAGAGCTGATTGAACAGGTGAGAATCGAGAGGACCTCACCATACAGTGGCAGGCACATGTATGGGAGCTGaaatcatagctgtcaactctcccatTTGGTGGGAGTCTCCagattttgaaccttttcTTAAGCCtgattttcttgaaaatatcaaTACATCTACTGTACTCTACCACATTAGCTATCCACATACTTCTGATAAATTCAGTGTATTTTCTAaagatttttcctaaagcGAGGTTGACAAAAAATTAACCaatgttttatatatttgcGTTTTGAGAAATCCTGGATCTGCAATATCTAGCAGAGGGAAGCTTTTTTTCCCCTGTACCCTAAAAAAGGCCAGGCATAAACAAAGAGTAGCATTAAATGGTAAGGGTGTTAGTTAACTGTAGATCCACCCCTTATTGTATAAGTATTATCCTTAGTGTTGTGGTGAATGGTgctaaaactatttttgtatcTTCTGTTTCAAAGGTAAAGGAAAAGTACCAGAAATACAAGGAAAGATTAGAACTAGCCATGGAACTACAGAAAGACATGAAGTCAGCAAAAAGCTTATCACTCAAGAGTACAGGCTCTCTCTAATGACTCCTTAGCAAATGTGATAAATCATCCATCATTAAATATCTAGCCATCTGTATTTTAACAGACTCTCACAGGTCTCAAATTACTTGGCTGTAATGTTTTTCAAGTAATTGTAGAGACACAAATCTCAAAGCTAAaagtaaatgataattttttttaactttagaTATGTGGTCTGCAACTCTAGGTAAATTTTAAAACCTgtttaaaaaacattgtttaaGTGCCGATTTGCAGGAAAAAATATGCAGGTTTTGTCTTTTAAGTGGGTAAAACAAGGACACCAAGCTGGTCATAACAGGGCGAGGAGCCACGACGTAGGTAAATCAGCATGACTGAATATAGGCAGCTATGGAAATGGATTATCACCATAGAAATAGAATGCGTAGGATGAGTGTGTAGGCGAGAACAATCTATTTGACTGGGAATCAATAAACTTGCtcaataaagaaaacatttaacTTTTGCTGCAACATCGAAATGTAATGTTGTCAATAATCTTAAATATCATATTCTGTGCCAATGATATAGATGTTAATTACATTAATATTATCCTGTAAATAGCAGTTACTTTGTTGCAGAACAACAGTGTAACGTTGTCAATAATCTTAAATATCATATTTTGTGCCAATGATTTAGATGTTAATTACAGTAATATTATCCTGTAAATAGCAAATTTACTTCCTTGCAGTAcagcaatattttaatattgattccatgcaaacaaaaataaaataaaataaaatgatcatTGCTTCAAAGAATTGTAATGATTATGGCTGCTAGCTGTAAGGCTCCTTTAAATAAACTCTGGGTTCTTAGAAAGGTATTTACATATAGCTTAATGCTTACAACCATTTCTAAAATTCAAGTCCAATTGACAATGATGAGAGATGTGAATTTATTAAAATGATGCATTTGTTGCCTGTTGAATATAATTGATATCAGCATTTCTGTACACTTGGTCGATATACAAGCTCTTCTCCTTTTCCAATGAATCATGTCTCAATGTTATTTACAAGCTGGATACCgagtttcagttttttttcagttttatcTCTTAGTCCATGCTTCGCACATCACAACTGGAAAATCAACGTTCAATCTTGGGTAGGGGTGGTCAACCATTCCCTGAGGAGATAGTCGTGTTGTTTTGGGTCTCATCCAAGCTTTTTCACCCTTGACTTCAGGTCTTACTTCTTCATAGAATTCATGGGCCAgatcaccatcttcatcaaAATACATGGAGCTAAAAATTAAAAGATACCATCAGCTGTTGTATGTGAAACTATAGGAATAACAACACTATAATTTCAGCTTGTAG contains:
- the LOC5513553 gene encoding tumor suppressor candidate 2, with protein sequence MGSVVSGMYQGVQYMLGCGGNSAHALMSPEMAASGGTPFIWKRTGSMYFDEDGDLAHEFYEEVRPEVKGEKAWMRPKTTRLSPQGMVDHPYPRLNVDFPVVMCEAWTKR